DNA sequence from the bacterium genome:
ATCCGGCGAATCCATCCGCATCGGCGACGACGTGACGGTGCGGGTCGTGGAAATCCACAATGGGCAGGTGCGTCTGGCCATCGAGGCGCCGCGTTCGATACCTGTCCACCGGGAAGAAGTCTACCGCGTTGTGCGGGATGAAAACGTAAGAGCTGCGAGACTCAGTCCCGACGCAAACCCATCCAAGCTATGGCCAAACAAA
Encoded proteins:
- the csrA gene encoding carbon storage regulator CsrA produces the protein MLVLTRRSGESIRIGDDVTVRVVEIHNGQVRLAIEAPRSIPVHREEVYRVVRDENVRAARLSPDANPSKLWPNKQGNDEGNRS